AGGCCTGCTTGGTGAGTAGGGGTGGGCTGCCCACACCCGAACTGCACCTGGTTCCGAGGCCCATCCGGACACATGTGGCCGTGTAGGCAAggctttatttctggactccagGTCCCAGAATCGTGGTCTAGAACATGGGTCAGCAAACTGTTCTGGCAGAGAGAGCTAAATGGTATTTTAGGCTTTACAGTCATGTGGTTTCTCACAACTGCTCAGGTCTCCTCTTTGAAGTACAAAAAATCCACAGAAATGCCTAAGTGAAGGAGTGTGGATGTGTATCAATACAGCTTTATTTACACAGACAGGCTGAGGGTGGGATGTGACCTGGAGGGTAGATCCATGCCGCCTGTTCCTCTGCCCGGCCCGTAGGGTGGGCCGTCTGCTCTCCAGCCCCCACAGGGCCCAGGCAACAGGGGTCATGTGGCACCACGCCgcggcccccaccccacaccaacGTAACTGCCCCGTTCCCCAACTGTGTGCGCTAGGGCTGTGAGACACATGTTTCCTGCTCCCCCATCACCTCCCCGTGGTCATGTGTGATCCTGGCAGAGCATGGTCTGTGCCTGGACCTAggctgagcaccccccccccccccccccccgccccttcctttTGCAGTTGAAATCCTTCCTCCGGGAATGCAAGGTGGCCAACTACTGTCGGCAGCTACGCCAGCTGCTAGAGAAGGTGCAGGAGAATGCTGAGTATATCTGCAGTCGCCGCCAGAGGGCCTCCTTCGGTGTGGCTGACCAGCATGCAGTGGTCAGTTGGGAGCTGGTgtctgggtgggtggggtgggcagcACTGCCTGAGGGCACTAGTCAGTGTAGGTCTGGGGTTTGGAGGTTTCCCCGGGGTGGACATGATCCTGAACCTCTCCCCATAGGACACCTGGGAGAAGCAGACCCGAGAAGAGGGGACACCTCTCACCAAGTACTATAGCCAGTGGCGGAAGCTGAGAGAGCGAGAGATCCAGCTGGAGATCAGTGGCAAAGAGCGGGTATGTCTGCAGAGGAGGTTCGGAGTGGGGATGTGGGCATGACCACCTGGTTTGTTCTGAGACCAGGGTCTAGCACCCTGGCTCTGACTTTAAGaccagagtggggaagggggcttgTGGGAGGAAATAGTCTCAGGGACGATGTCACCAGGACGGTTGGGGCCTGTTCCCAGCTGCAGCCTGTCCTGGGGCTGCTCTGGAGGGGCAGACATCATGCATTACTGGGTGACCAGGGGGCTTCTCTCATGACCTCCAGGAGGAGGTCCTTACCCCTTGTCAGGCCTGACTGGGCTGGGGATTTTGGGGGAATAAGTGGCCAGACTGACCTTGTTTCTCAGGCCAGCCTGTGGACAccaggagggcaggcagggaggggcaggaggagctgTGCCAGTGGGTGTGGCATGGTGTGACTTGAGGGGACAGTTTCGTGCTGAGTGGCATGCCTGTGACTGTATCCCTGTCCTGGTATCATGGGTCTGCAATCCCATGACGTGATGGCTAAAGACGTGGAGACACaaaggtggcgggggggggggggggggggctatagCTGGGCCTTCAGCCAGTGGATGTAACTATGCTTTTGATGGTACTTAGTGGCCAGTGTGCGTGGCTGGGGCCCCCTCACCTGCCTGGCAGGGTGGCTGTCCAGGAGTCCTACCCAGCGATGCCTACCAAGTTGGCCAAGCAGAGTCTGTGTGGGGACGGGTTGGGAGGCAAGGCCTGAAGGGAAATGGAAAAGGGAATAGGATGCCGGGTTTGGGTAAAGTCTGTCTTTGGGAATGGGAGGGAAGGACAGTAGCTGCGGTCAGGGCTCTTGCTGCATGACGCATGATGTGACCCAGCTGTGGCTGTGAGCTAAGCCttgaggtggagggtggggcccagggctgAGACATGGTGGGTTGGGGATTGGGCCAGGTGGGTTCTCTCATGGCCACCAGACCACCCTCACCACTCTGGTTTTGGGTCTTTGCAGCTGGAAGACTTGAACTTCCCAGAGATAAAGCGGCGGAAAGTGGGAGGCAATAAGAATGAAGACAGAGTGGAATTTAAGGACCTCTTTGATCGGGACAGTGACGAGGAAGACAGTACCGTGGATTTCTCAGAGAGAGGTAGGGGCCTGGACTCCTGAGCCTGAGCTCCCTGTGGGGAAGGGGTAGGTGGCCCTGGAAGGCTTCCTGACACATCCCATGGAACCAGAAGAGGGTGCCTGTTTCCCCTGGCTGCTCACGTTTGCGGTGCCCCTTCTCCTACCACTTCACTTGCTTTGAGGTGAGGGCCTCCCAGAGTTGGGACACGTGTCCCAAGACCTTATTCCCTCACCTGTACTATTGGCTGGACACTTCTGAATCCTTTCCACCTGTACGAAGGGGGCCTGAGAGAAGGGTGGGTGGGTGCGGGGTTGTGAGCCTGGCCCACACTCCTACATTAGCTGTCCCCAGTATGTATTTGCTGGTGGGCTTACTCCCATGGGCTCTTCTTGGtccccagggatgcctgggtccCCGAGAGCTTGGCAGAGggtagaggaagaaaaggaggaggatggCAGCCTTAGCAACCAAGAGGAAATCAGCAATGCCAAGGGTGAGTGATTCCTGGGAGTGAGGGGTGGTGCTGTGGCCCTTTGAACCTGTCTGTTCAGGAACCCAAGGCTGTCGTGGGCGTCACTTCGTcggtgggtgggtggggccaTTGGGTGGGAGAATGGCTCTAAGTTGGGCTCACACCCCTCCTTGAGGTTGCCACGCCAGCTGCTCCGTTCCCGCTGGCTCTGGCAGCCAGTAACAGTGGCACCAATAAATTAATTAGGGCTGTGATTAATTAGCGATGAGTAATCTCCAAGGCTGGCTTCTTCCTGATAAAGCAGAATTTATGTAGCCTCGGTCTCTCCCTGCAGATGGAGACCCAGACACAGAGGCGGGGCTGCACCTCCGGGAGCTGTGGCGGCTGGCCCAGGGACCAGAGGATGAGTTGGAGGAGCTACAGCTCTCTGAGGAGGATTGAGGGCTGCCGGCctggggcggggcctgcggggACTGCCGTGCAGTGTTCCCACCTTACCAGGCAGCCAGGCTTGTGTCTTCTTGGTCGGTGCTGAGACCCGAGGCCAGGGCCTGCGCAGTGCCGGGGAGGGCAGTAGATGGTGGACTGGGCTTTATTTTCACAACATGAAAGACCAGAAAGTACCGAGCCCTGTGCAGATCCCTGGAGTGGCGGCTGTGGGGATGGAAACCAGCACCATGGAGCCTGCCCACACTGCATACCGCACTGCTGGGTTAGATCCATCAGCCCCGTGAGGGAAGCTGGTCTGGAGTGGGACTCTGCCCTGACCTCTCACCCGATGGCAGGATGCGGAGAATCTCGCAGACAACTGTCCCGGTtccagagagagccagcaggCATGGCCAAGGCCAGTGTGGCATGATGTGCCTTCTCCGCCTCCTCTGTCATTCTTTGGTTTGTCTGCAGGTACCCAGGATGCAGAGTCCCTGTGCCTGGGCTCAGGTTTGGGTCCCCAGGCTGTCTGCACCTGACTCTACTCCCAGAAAGTTTCAGAAACTCTTTTCCTTTGatgtcatgttttcctttaaaaaaatctttgtttttgcaTCCAAAACCAAAAGGAAGAGAAGCTGTGGAGTGGGTCCTTTGTATCAGAGCTGCTGGCACCGAAGGGCTTAGGGATTAGGGTGGTCCACCCACCAGGTTAGCACAGAGGCTGGGAGGGGTCTGCAGGCCCTGGGAGTAGAGCCACAGTTCCATTCTCTTGCTTGGGCGAGGCTCTCCCAGCAGGGGGGTGCCCCCCACCATAGGGGGAAGGGGCCAATGCTGGGGACAGGGCCTGCTCTCCAGAGGTGAGCTCCCGCTCTGGGGCCCGTAGTGTTGGTGGCTGCAGTGGCAAAGCCACAGGGAAGCTGGCCATGTAGAAGACTCGGCCCAGGCGCTTGGCCACCTGCGGAGAGAtgggcctgggtggggggggcctTCTGGGTTGCTGGCCTGCAGCCACAAAGAGCCTCAGCGCTGACCCACCATTGTGTGGAGACTGCTGCCCCCAGCTGGCACTCACCTGGGCCCGGATCTTGAGAGCAGGCCCGAGCTTCAGCCCCATGGTGGTCAGGAGGTGCTCCTCTGTCAGCAGGGGCAAGGTCTCCCCGTCGATCCCCTGTTCTCTGAAGACCTGGGGGCGGGCAGAGGTCCAGGCCTGAGTGCTGGGACCAGTGCCCGCCCACCCTGCTGAGTCCCTCCAGCCCACCAAATACTGAGTGTCTGGGGTTGCCTCAAGGCTTTCCGGCGAGAGCAGGGCCAAGGGAAGCTGCTGGCACGGTGTGTCAGAAAAGCTTGCAAATGGAAGGAAGGTCTGTGTGTTGAGCGTGTACGTGCCAGTGTTGGAGGCAGAGGCACTGACGCGGCACAGGGCAGGGGGAAGCATGCAACagcatccccctcctccccacgcACTGTTGTtgaggaggggagatggggaggggcggggagaggcgcTCGGAACCATCTCAGGAaggtgtccccccacccccctcaccggTGCATATTCTCCACAGCCAGAAAGGCCCCCCACAAAGCTGCAGACATCGTCCACTGTCCACTTGCTGAGGTCCTCAGGGGCTGTGGTCTCCTCCCCATCCATGAAGAGTCCCCCCATGGtgcctgggttgggggggggggggggggttactagGACTATGGCCAGCTCTTTCCTAGGCTCCCCCCCCTGTCTGCTGCCCTTTGCCCAAAATGTTCAGAGATGTTGGACTGAACACTAAAAAGGATTTTTCTTCCCACGGACACCCTCCCTAAGACCCAGGgcgtggtgggggggagggggcgcagaaGGGGAGCTAGGATTCTTTCCACCCCGTGGAGGGATCTAAAGCATGGAGAGGGGATGCCCACCTGTGTGGAAGTAGGGGCTGACGGCGTAGGGTAAGCCCAGGGGCAGTGGAGGGGGCAGCATGGACCCCGAGAGAAGCCCCTTCCCCTCAGGGCTGGCCCCTCCAGTTGGGGCTTGGCCCAGGGTGGGGCCCTGGCCCCCGGCGGCCACCATCTCAGGGTCCTCTCCTTCTGAATCCTTTGGGGGCTCATCCTCAGAGCCATCTTGtgcccagagcccagcccccGTGGTCTCCTTGGACTCACTGGAGTGGGCCGAGGCAGGGCTGGGTCCCCCCTTCCGAGGGGCTCGGCGGACAGGCTcccggggaggggtgggtgggccGGGGCCCGGGGGTCCCTGGGGGGGCAGGGCCAGCAGCGGCGCGGAGCTGTGTCTCAGCACCAGCATGGCCCCGCGCCGCTGCAACTCCTCGGCGCCGTCGGCGGGGCGCAGGGTGGCTTCGGGCGCCAGCAGCTGCGGCCGGTGCGCGCTCTCCAGCTCCTTCTGACGCAGCAGCTCTGCCGACATCTCCAGTCTGGACCGGGAAAAGCAGACGGCAGTGTGGGTCATGTGGCTCGGCAGGGCCACCTCCTCCTCACCGGTCGCCACGGCACCTACCGGGCCAGGTTCTGCTTCCGCAGGAGCTCCTGCTGCCGGGCGAGCATCTCCgcctgggcagggggcaggaagcCGTAACCTGGTGGGAAGGGGACAGACCACGAGGCCAGGTGGCCGAGTGGTCTAGGGCCGCCCAAGCCCACCTGGTCCGTCCTTGGCTTCGGCAGGGGCGAGGGTAGGTACTACGGAAGCCCTCGTGGAAACCGGGTCGGTCATAGGCAAACCCGGGTGCACCCACACCAACGGCCTCCCGGCGTGCGCGCTCACGAGCCCCTTAGGACAGGGTCGCGCACCCGCCTACTCCTCACCTGGGGTCTGGCACAGGGCCGAGGGCACCCCCAAAAAGGGAGGCCGAAGGTGGGGGCCCAGGGCGATGTGAGGGGCATTCTGGGGCGACAGCAAGGGGGGCGGCTGCGACAGTTCCCTGTGGACGACGGGGCGGTAAGAGTGCGCGCCGCAGGCCCCGGCCCCGCGCGCCCCCTCTATTCCCGTAActgccctgctccccccccccccagccgccgccgccgccgccgcctctaCTAATTGCCGGCCCCGCGGGCGGTCGATGCACCGCTCGTTACGGCTCCGGGTCgcgcgccgcccccgcccccggctggCGGCGCCAATTAATCTCGGCGGCGGCGCGGAGGCGCTGACCCGGCGGGCGGCGGCGACTGCAGCGGTAATTACCGCGCGGGGCGCGCCGGGCCCCCGCCTCCCCGCTCCCCATGGACCCTGGGCGGCTAGGGGGGCGGGGGCGCAATTAGCTGCAATCCTGGAGGCGGTGGAGGCGGCTGCAAATAGCGCTCCGttggggggggcggtgcggggggctgggggctcgGCGTTGGTGGGGGTTGTACCCCGGGGCCCGGCTGGAGACCACCGAGAGCCGCCACAGCCCTTCCCGCCCCCTAGCTCGCTCACCCCTTGGCCTCTGCAGGTGGacggagggcgggggggggggcggggggcggggcgagggctcccttccccagctctcggCTGATTTCAAGGTTTCCAGGCCTCGCACTGCTCCCATCTTCTGCCTTCCGCCCCCTCCACACCCTCCTCTCCACGGACTCCCCCAGTCTGCCTCTAGCCCCCACACCTACCTGTTGGGGGAGCAAAGCCCTCAGCTGTTTCTGGAGCACCTGGATTCAGCCAGTCCCACAGTTGCTCAACAGAAAGTGCCATCACCCTTAGCACCCTGCCCAGAGGAGGGgtcacccccccccacacacacacacacacagacacacacacattctgttcCAGGAGTGTTCTAGGCCTCTGACCAACTGGGGGGTCAGACCATGAACCTAGGGccagcacactgcctggcacacttTCTGTACCAACATGGCTGCGTGTGAGTGTGGCGGGGGAGGAGAGTGTGTGCACGATTGAGGGCAGATGCAGGCTGTGGACGTGACCTGCAGAAACCAGGTGCTAGGTGTATCTGAGAAGCCAGCGAAGAGAATATGGGGCCTTTTCTGATGTGGGCACCCAGTACCTCTCTGAGAAGGATGGGGTGCCAGCTGGCACGGTGCCCTCTCGGTGCTGAGCCAGGCCCTGCTTTCGGCGCTGACCTGCCGTGGATGAGGGTAAGTGGACTTCCAGGCCACTGGGGCTCCTCACAGATGCTGCTGCCACCTCTTGCCGGACCCTCAGGAGATctgggggggttggggtgggtggggatggtCAGTGGTGGTCTAGAGGCCAGACTCCCCCAGGGCTGGGGAACATAGGACACTGGCCAAGGACACCAAGGAGACCAGGTGCTGATGAGAGCATGTCCTCAGAGCGACCTTGCCGTTTGGTCATGGGGACAGAAAGATGAACAGAAGGCCACAGGGCAGGGGAGACCAAACCCTTAACAGCGCCGCTAGCTTTGTATGGCGCTgggagtgggggttgggaggcACCCACCTGTATTGAGAGAGGGGCAGGTTAGCATTGAAAGCGATGTGGGGATGCCAGTAACCAAGatgcagtgggagggaggggaaggcctCCCTTTCAGGGGATTCTGTGGCCTCTGAATGTTGATATTGACAGGAGTTCAGAGGTTATGGAGATCAAGGCTGCAGGGGGCCTTGAGGGATGGTGTTGTGCAAAGACCCAAGAGTGAGGGATCCTCAGGCAGGCCTGCTCCTGGAGGCGTGGGGATGGGTCTCCAGCCCTGGACAGACGATGCCCAGGTGACTTCCTTCCCGGTAACACTCCGTGCACACTCGAGGAGTCTAGCCCTCTGCTCCGCATCCGGGTCCCTCCATCCTGCTCGGCCGGGCCTCTGAgtcttcccccactcccactgtcacccttccccccccccctcccccccccgccctgcgCAGCCCCAGCcgtggccgccgccgccgccgcctgttTATAAATTAATTACCCGAAAAGCGGAGGTGGGCCCTGCCCgggccgggtgccagcccgcaGAGCCCAGCCGGCGCGGCCGCCTGCATCGATCCCAGCGGGGCCCCTCGCCCCCGCGCCCGCCCGACGGCCTCGGTTATTTACAGTCGGCTccgcggcgggggcggcggcgcaGGGCCATGATTGACAGCCCGGCTCCCGGTGCTGCTCCCCGGTGgccggcgccccctcccccgcgcaGGCCAGCCGAGCGGgccccaggcagggcagggaaagcaattaaaaaggaagatttttaaattattaacatttggTGAATTATTCAGGCTCTCGGTGCCTGACTGCCCTGGGGGACAGTGCCTTGTGTAAGGAGAAATCCTGCCCCCTTTCCCAgcacccctcacccacctccagcCAGAAAAGCCAAGCTAGCGGCAGCACCGGGGGCTGGGGTCTGCCAGGCCAAGGTGCAGCTGGTCTGGGTGCCAGATGGTGGGTGGGTGAGGTGTGTCcatgagaggcaggaaggacagaTGGACAGAGCACAGGGTGGGGAACGGGGTGGGGCAGGGTCCCCGCCTCCAGCTGGAGCTTCTCCTGAGCACCAGTGAGGTCCTGGTAGCCACATCCCAACTGCCGCCCATCCTGCCTTCTGGATGTCCTAGCCTGACTACTCCCCTCCTCTTGGCCCCTCCCACCTAGAGACCCAGGCTGACCCCCAGGTGAGGTGGCTAGCACAATCTCACACATGGCCCTGACAGCTGGAGTAGGAAGGACTACAGCATATAGACCCAGGGACAAAGAGAAGCTGCATGTACTGGAGAGAAGCAGGTGGGCCTGGTTCAgtccccacctcccactctcACCGGGGTTCACCTCAGACtctgttttctgtgtctgtgaaATGACAGTGCTTGCGTGTCACAAGTGAGGCATGGGTCTGCTAGACAGTCTGGGAGACAGTGGGGTATGCAGGTGGGGGATCCCCCACATCTGCCCAGGCAAGTGGCTGCCTgggcagaaggggaggagagTGACTCCTCATTGCCCACCTACAAGGGGCCTGTAGGGACTGAGGGGCCTACAGACCCACATCCAGACCCAGATTTGGTCTTAGCAGCCAAAGACCCCAGGGCCTCTTTTCACACTGAGCAGAGGCCTCCAGGGACAGTTAGAGCCTAGCACATGTGGGTAGACACTTGGTGGGGGATCGTGCCACGGGGAGGGGGCACATACCGTGGCTGGGGAGGCCCAGGTGGTAGAGACGCTGCGGGTCCTCAAAGGTGCCGGCCTCACTCAGGGCAGACACAAGCCGGCGGTAGTGATCCTCAGGGGCCATGCTGGGCCCTAGTTCTGGCAGCAACAGAGTCTCTGTGTTGGGAGGAGCATAAAGTAAAGGGATTCTCCTTCAGATACCACCATGGGAGAGAAGCAGAACCTCCCCTCTTAGACCCTGCTGTGGGGCTGATTTTGCCTCGGCAGGGTCTAAGttaccccctccctcctctgggacCTGTCCCTCCACCTTGAAGTTGAGTTCCCACCTTGGGGTGGCTTGCTTCGTGCCTTCTTCTCCAGTGGGCACTCACTGCTGACGTGGGGGGTGCGGCCTGGCCTCTTGCCCAACAGGTCACCTGGGGGAGGGTAGAGTGAGCCCCACCCTGTGTCTCAGGGCTTGGAGGGGatggaggctgggaaggccaggggcagggagggacccaGCCCAGGCCTCGGACCCCGCCAacctcagctcagagcctagcacACGTGGGTAGGGGATCGTGCCACGGGGAGGGGGCACGTACCATGGCTGGGGAGGCCCAGGTGGTAGAGATGCTGGGGAACCAAATCCATCATTGCTCAGGTGCCCTTGGATCCTGGCCAGGTCAAAGCCTTTCCCAGCCCAGGCTCCCAAAGGACATCTTGCCAGACTTTGGACAGGTCAAGGGACAGTTCTGATCCTGGGCTTtggggtatgtgtgtatgtgacagGAGGTTTGTGGTAACAGCCCAGGTGGCAACTCAGGACCCCACAGGCACCCTGCTGCCCCTACCCAGCCAGATTAGTCTCCTGTACAAAGTAATGGCCCCTCCTGGTCATTCTGCTAAAGGGAAATGGAAGGCTTTGGTTTAGACTGGAAGCCACTTTACCTCCCCTATCCTCTACCTGCTCAGGGAAGTCCCTAGGCAGCAGGCCCCCAAGGCCACCTTGAAGCCCCCAAGGTCAGGCACACCTGCCACACCAACTCCTGGGTACCTCCACCAAGGCCACACCCCTCACTGCCCTCAGAAGGCCTGAGCCAGCACCCTGGCCTTTCCGGCCACACACCTGCCTACCTGCCcagctgggctctgagctccTGAGGGCGCCCCTGAGCGGTCTCACCTGCTCTACACAGCCTGGCCATagtagtggggggaggggcagccccacTTCTCTCCCGAAGGCCTCTCTCAGGTCCTGCATCTAAAACATACTCATCTGTCTCCCCAAGGCAGCACCTTTCCATCCCAGGCCCTAATCCCTCCTTCctgagctcagggcctggggtgggggtctcTGCTGAACAGCTCAGCAGATGCCCTGCTCTCCTGGGACCACCCCAATGCTGGCCTCCAGGCCAGATCCTGTGCTCTGGCCCCCTCTCTGACCTGAGAGGCcgcctgggtgggtggggtgagggggctACCCCCTCTGTGAACCAGGCCTGCCATGACACCTCAGCAAGGCAGGCTTCCCAGAAGCCTAATTCCCAGAGCCTAATTCCTTTCTCTTATTCCCTTAATCTGTCATTTTTATCAGGCCGGGGAAGTGCGGCAGCAGTGAGAGGCCGATCAATCTCCACTTTACAGCTGACAGAATGGTGCTAATAACTTATTGATCTCAGCCACCTCGCTGCCATTGGCCTGGGCTCGGCAGCCCAACCCCTGCCCTGGGAGACGAGGTCCTCGCTGCTTGGTTGAAGGGTCCCCACCTCAGTGACCTGGCAGGACAGGTAGGGGGCACAACCAGCATGAGGGCCAGCCCCCAACAGCCTTGGGGCCTCAGGGCAGGAGGGCCACAACACCCAGCTGTGCTGGGCCTGGAAGTGGCTTTGGGCTGGGTCCACACCCCATCCTGCATACACCCCTTCTGGGTTTAGCAAAGAACCCAGCACCCTCACTTCCCTGAGTTCTGTttcccattttccacagtggaacctccccttcccctttctcttggGGGATGAAGGCTCCCCTCTGTCTGGGGGAGGTGCTGCTGGAGGCAGAAGGGCCCACAGTGAGACTCAGCCCCGGGACTACAGTAAGATCCCGCCATGGAGATCTGGGGGCCCACCAGTCCCTGATGAGGGCCACACTCACTCATAGACCCACATACACAGTTGTAAGATGCCAGCACGGACCCCAGCTGAGCCCCTCACAGTCCTCCGCGGCCCTTCCTGTCTAGGATCCAGGGAAGGACCAGGGCTGGGGTTGTGGGAATAAGATTGACAAGCGGCTCCCGGAGAAGCAAGAGGAGGTGACGGCAGGCAAATGTCTCCACCCAAGGGCCCACAGGCACAAGTGGAAGCCAATGGGGGACTGCAGCCCCGAGGAGAGGGCAAACTCTGACAAAACCTGGGCACGGCGCACACATGTGACACTCCATGCAGAGCACCTGTGACCCCTGACACGCTTGTACGCCCGTCTCAGCGTAAAGTGAGAGTGAGGACACAGGTGTGTGGCATGGTGACACCCAGACACGGGGTGTGAGCTGGGTGCGGGGCCACGCGAAGGCGCCAGGCATGCAGCCCCAGCTGGGAGCAGGGCACGCATGCACACTCGTGCTGTGTGCCGTGGGGAGGTCTCCATGTGTACAGGCAGCATGGGGAGGGCCTGCTGGCTTAGAATATCTCAATCACTGTGTGGCTCCCGCAGCTCCGCCCGATCGATGGGGCAATTAGATTTTATCAGCTGCCTGCTCAGCCGCCTCCAACAAGGCTCCAGAAGCAGCCCCCTCACACCCACCCCACAAAGGCCTTCCCAGGCACAGGCACGCCTGGGGGCACTAATGGGGGATGACCGTCTTCTCCCCAGCCTTTCTGAGAGCTGTAGCCACTGCCGGAAACTTCCCTGCCCGGGGTCCGTAGGACTGCAAGGGACCCCTGCCAGCTCCTCTTACCTCCCCTTTAGCCGAAGCTCAGCCATGCCCCATTCTCTGCAGCAAAGCCCTGTGGCCAAGTCCCCTCTGGCCTACTCctctgttgggggagggggcgcggtgTCCCCCAGCTGCCCCCTCCTTCTGAGCTCCTGTTGCCCCCAGGAGCCGTCCCTCTGAGATGACCCTCTGAGATGACCCCAGGAGCTTCTGAGCTAGCACtctcctgcctcacccctgcagAGATGCCCCCTCTCTTAGGCGATGGACCCCCTTCCTCCAGGCGCCTGTGCTCCATGGGGTCGGTGGGCACTTTCATGCATGTAGAGCGTGTCCCTGCCCTCAAGTGAGCCATTCACGATGTGCATTTCTGAGCCTCTGTGAGGCCTGCACATCCGTGACTGTCCTCCTGCTTCTGCTCCTATGGGAAGGGGGTGGCAGTGGCCTTGGCCACTCCAAGCCCACCCCAGAAGCAGCCACGGTGGAGCCACTGCCTGTGCCTCCTGTCTGCCCAGCTGGCCGGGATTAACACAATTACCATCACATGGAGCCCCAGGGGACAGCCGGCCTTGCCACCTCCCGCCTCCGCTGGCCTCCCTGGCTGTCAGCCAAGGCTGCTGGGGGTGGCGGCATCCAGAGCTGCTGAGCAGAGACACTGGGAGGGCGGCAGGGCAGGCTGTCCCCAGGCTGAGCTGCAGTGGCCCTGGCAGCCCtgttctctcccccccacccccccagctccTCACCTGCAGCTCCCAGGCCGATCTCCACACCACCTCTCTGGAATTCACAGCGGCTCTGATGCTCGGGCATAACGAGGTGGCGGCTACGATGGACGCTGGATATGAGGGTGGGCAGGTCACTGTCCTGGCTGTTGTGAAGCAAGACAGCGAGGGTGAGACCCCAAGAGGCCGTGTGCCCAGTGCTGGGTACAGCAAATGCCTGACTGAGCTCGAGTGTGGGCACGCATAGAGCCTGAGGACAACACAGAAGTGCAAGGCCTCCTACACACCTCTCTGTGGCCTGTGTGACAGCACACATGTGGGCATCCCCACGGCCGGTCCCAGGGGAAACATCTAGTGGGTGTGACCTATCCAGTCCCACCCAAGACCACTAGGACCTGCCAAGTGTCTACCTGGCACGGGACCTTACA
Above is a window of Panthera uncia isolate 11264 chromosome C1 unlocalized genomic scaffold, Puncia_PCG_1.0 HiC_scaffold_4, whole genome shotgun sequence DNA encoding:
- the SAMD11 gene encoding sterile alpha motif domain-containing protein 11 isoform X4 encodes the protein MPAVKKELPGREDLALALAAFRPTLAALPLPPLPGYLTPLPASAALPPAASLPAATAGYEALLAPSLRSPRAYLSLHEAAPYLHLPRDPLALERFSATAAAAPDFQPLLDNGEPCIEVECGANRALLYVRKLCQGSKGPSIRHRGEWLTPNEFQFVSGRETAKDWKRSIRHKGKSLKTLMSKGILQVHPPICDCPGCRISSPVNRGRLADKRTVALPTARVLKKELTTSFSASDGDSDGNGPAYGQRPGLKQEDTPHVRIMKRRVHTHWDVNISFRETSCSQDSDLPTLISSVHRSRHLVMPEHQSRCEFQRGGVEIGLGAAGDLLGKRPGRTPHVSSECPLEKKARSKPPQETLLLPELGPSMAPEDHYRRLVSALSEAGTFEDPQRLYHLGLPSHDLLRVRQEVAAASVRSPSGLEVHLPSSTAGQRRKQGLAQHREGTVPAGTPSFSERELSQPPPLLSPQNAPHIALGPHLRPPFLGVPSALCQTPGGDARPAAGAPAEAEPGPTGDVGRAAASEGAGERAPAAAAGARSHPAPRRRRRGVAAARGHAGTMGGLFMDGEETTAPEDLSKWTVDDVCSFVGGLSGCGEYAPVFREQGIDGETLPLLTEEHLLTTMGLKLGPALKIRAQVAKRLGRVFYMASFPVALPLQPPTLRAPERELTSGEQALSPALAPSPYGGGHPPAGRASPKQENGTVALLPGPADPSQPLC
- the SAMD11 gene encoding sterile alpha motif domain-containing protein 11 isoform X2, producing MPAVKKELPGREDLALALAAFRPTLAALPLPPLPGYLTPLPASAALPPAASLPAATAGYEALLAPSLRSPRAYLSLHEAAPYLHLPRDPLALERFSATAAAAPDFQPLLDNGEPCIEVECGANRALLYVRKLCQGSKGPSIRHRGEWLTPNEFQFVSGRETAKDWKRSIRHKGKSLKTLMSKGILQVHPPICDCPGCRISSPVNRGRLADKRTVALPTARVLKKELTTSFSASDGDSDGNGPAYGQRPGLKQEDTPHVRIMKRRVHTHWDVNISFRETSCSQDSDLPTLISSVHRSRHLVMPEHQSRCEFQRGGVEIGLGAAGDLLGKRPGRTPHVSSECPLEKKARSKPPQETLLLPELGPSMAPEDHYRRLVSALSEAGTFEDPQRLYHLGLPSHDLLRVRQEVAAASVRSPSGLEVHLPSSTAGQRRKQGLAQHREGTVPAGTPSFSERELSQPPPLLSPQNAPHIALGPHLRPPFLGVPSALCQTPGYGFLPPAQAEMLARQQELLRKQNLARLEMSAELLRQKELESAHRPQLLAPEATLRPADGAEELQRRGAMLVLRHSSAPLLALPPQGPPGPGPPTPPREPVRRAPRKGGPSPASAHSSESKETTGAGLWAQDGSEDEPPKDSEGEDPEMVAAGGQGPTLGQAPTGGASPEGKGLLSGSMLPPPLPLGLPYAVSPYFHTGTMGGLFMDGEETTAPEDLSKWTVDDVCSFVGGLSGCGEYAPVFREQGIDGETLPLLTEEHLLTTMGLKLGPALKIRAQVAKRLGRVFYMASFPVALPLQPPTLRAPERELTSGEQALSPALAPSPYGGGHPPAGRASPKQENGTVALLPGPADPSQPLC
- the SAMD11 gene encoding sterile alpha motif domain-containing protein 11 isoform X1, whose translation is MPAVKKELPGREDLALALAAFRPTLAALPLPPLPGYLTPLPASAALPPAASLPAATAGYEALLAPSLRSPRAYLSLHEAAPYLHLPRDPLALERFSATAAAAPDFQPLLDNGEPCIEVECGANRALLYVRKLCQGSKGPSIRHRGEWLTPNEFQFVSGRETAKDWKRSIRHKGKSLKTLMSKGILQVHPPICDCPGCRISSPVNRGRLADKRTVALPTARVLKKELTTSFSASDGDSDGNGPAYGQRPGLKQEDTPHVRIMKRRVHTHWDVNISFRETSCSQDSDLPTLISSVHRSRHLVMPEHQSRCEFQRGGVEIGLGAAGDLLGKRPGRTPHVSSECPLEKKARSKPPQETLLLPELGPSMAPEDHYRRLVSALSEAGTFEDPQRLYHLGLPSHDLLRVRQEVAAASVRSPSGLEVHLPSSTAGQRRKQGLAQHREGTVPAGTPSFSERELSQPPPLLSPQNAPHIALGPHLRPPFLGVPSALCQTPGYGFLPPAQAEMLARQQELLRKQNLARLEMSAELLRQKELESAHRPQLLAPEATLRPADGAEELQRRGAMLVLRHSSAPLLALPPQGPPGPGPPTPPREPVRRAPRKGGPSPASAHSSESKETTGAGLWAQDGSEDEPPKDSEGEDPEMVAAGGQGPTLGQAPTGGASPEGKGLLSGSMLPPPLPLGLPYAVSPYFHTGTMGGLFMDGEETTAPEDLSKWTVDDVCSFVGGLSGCGEYAPVFREQGIDGETLPLLTEEHLLTTMGLKLGPALKIRAQVSASWGQQSPHNGGSALRLFVAAGQQPRRPPPPRPISPQVAKRLGRVFYMASFPVALPLQPPTLRAPERELTSGEQALSPALAPSPYGGGHPPAGRASPKQENGTVALLPGPADPSQPLC